Proteins encoded together in one candidate division WOR-3 bacterium window:
- the nadD gene encoding nicotinate (nicotinamide) nucleotide adenylyltransferase — protein MKTGIFGGSFDPPHIGHLIFSVDAYNILGIKKIVWLVNHTPCHKTMPIAPFSERIRFCEIISENFKFISISDLEEKLEKPNYTYDSVNFIKKQLGESNDYFLMIGMDQARLINTWKKSSELKDSLGFIVMRRGVEEEKPDIPESRLSFIDRRLDVSSSEIRGLVKKHLETEHLLGNELNNYVKKSGLYN, from the coding sequence GTGAAGACGGGGATTTTCGGAGGAAGTTTCGATCCCCCTCACATAGGTCATCTGATATTTTCAGTGGACGCCTACAATATATTGGGAATAAAAAAAATAGTATGGTTGGTCAATCACACTCCATGTCACAAAACCATGCCCATTGCGCCTTTCAGTGAAAGAATCCGTTTTTGCGAAATTATATCGGAAAATTTCAAGTTCATATCGATTTCCGACCTGGAAGAGAAGCTCGAAAAGCCAAACTACACTTATGACTCAGTGAATTTTATTAAAAAGCAATTGGGTGAATCAAACGATTATTTTCTAATGATTGGCATGGATCAGGCCAGACTTATAAATACGTGGAAAAAATCTTCCGAACTGAAAGATTCCCTTGGATTCATTGTCATGAGAAGGGGAGTTGAAGAAGAAAAACCCGACATACCCGAAAGCAGGCTCAGTTTTATTGACAGAAGATTGGACGTGTCTTCGTCGGAGATCAGAGGCCTTGTTAAAAAACACCTCGAAACGGAACATCTGTTGGGGAATGAACTGAATAATTACGTAAAAAAATCAGGGCTGTACAATTGA
- the pyrB gene encoding aspartate carbamoyltransferase, with protein MKIKHVIESQQFNKEMLEEIFRESEEMERIAFSGGSDILKHNIMATVFYEPSTRTRLSFESAMLRLGGEIVSTENAREFSSAAKGESLHDTIRTLQSYSDLIVLRHYESGAAKAAIEVATVPVINAGDGSGQHPTQSLLDMYTIKQNFSRIENLSVALVGDLENGRTVRSLSYLLAKYEGVKIVFVSPECLKMRDDIKEYLDRHAVSWEESENLKDVASKVDVIYMTRIQRERLLDRPDDYEKAKGKFIVDNEIVNAMKKDSILLHPLPRVDEISSEVDSNPRSLYFKQVQNGLFVRMALLKMCLIG; from the coding sequence ATGAAAATAAAACATGTAATAGAGTCTCAACAGTTCAACAAAGAAATGCTCGAAGAAATATTCAGGGAATCTGAAGAGATGGAGAGGATAGCGTTTTCAGGCGGAAGCGACATATTGAAACATAACATTATGGCAACAGTTTTCTATGAACCGAGTACGAGAACCAGGCTCAGTTTTGAATCGGCCATGCTTAGGCTCGGAGGCGAAATAGTGTCGACTGAAAACGCCCGGGAATTCTCTTCCGCGGCCAAAGGAGAGAGCCTGCACGACACGATAAGGACGCTTCAGTCTTATTCGGATTTGATTGTTCTGAGGCATTACGAGAGCGGCGCGGCCAAAGCCGCCATAGAGGTCGCGACAGTGCCTGTAATTAACGCCGGAGACGGATCCGGCCAGCATCCGACTCAATCTTTGCTTGACATGTATACAATCAAACAGAATTTTTCTCGTATCGAAAATCTTAGCGTCGCTCTTGTGGGTGATCTCGAAAACGGAAGAACAGTGAGGTCACTGTCTTATCTCCTGGCCAAATACGAGGGGGTGAAAATAGTATTCGTTTCTCCCGAATGTCTTAAAATGAGGGACGACATCAAAGAGTATCTCGACAGACATGCCGTGAGCTGGGAAGAATCGGAAAACCTGAAGGATGTCGCTTCCAAAGTCGATGTCATATACATGACTAGAATTCAGAGGGAAAGGCTCCTCGACAGGCCGGACGATTACGAAAAAGCAAAAGGAAAATTTATAGTAGATAATGAAATTGTAAATGCTATGAAAAAGGATTCGATCCTTCTACACCCTCTTCCGAGAGTTGACGAAATATCATCTGAAGTGGATTCTAATCCGAGGTCGTTGTATTTCAAACAGGTTCAGAATGGCCTCTTCGTCAGAATGGCTCTTTTAAAAATGTGTCTGATTGGCTGA
- a CDS encoding DUF2085 domain-containing protein, with amino-acid sequence MKFFEADRKKYPLWALSFSTLFLLVWLLGVVPAFLDSCGLQAGSLKIRIFYKVLCHGLPERCPHYFGQPAAVCFRCTGIDLGFFFTGAVFYPLLRRYLDPGIWPVHLALITVFSVFIFLEWIAELLGFISSSWILQYSTGMLFSTGISIFLFSIAENVIETYCD; translated from the coding sequence ATGAAATTCTTCGAAGCGGACAGGAAGAAATACCCTCTGTGGGCTTTGAGTTTCAGCACATTATTTCTCCTGGTTTGGCTTCTGGGAGTTGTTCCGGCTTTTTTGGATTCATGCGGATTACAAGCTGGTTCACTGAAAATCAGGATTTTCTATAAAGTCCTTTGTCACGGTCTTCCTGAACGATGCCCTCATTATTTCGGACAGCCGGCCGCTGTGTGCTTCAGATGTACGGGTATTGATCTCGGATTTTTTTTTACCGGTGCAGTTTTTTACCCTTTATTAAGAAGATATCTTGATCCGGGGATATGGCCGGTACATCTTGCGTTAATAACTGTTTTCTCCGTATTTATATTTCTGGAATGGATCGCTGAACTGCTCGGATTTATCTCTTCATCCTGGATATTACAGTACAGTACGGGCATGCTGTTTTCGACGGGAATAAGTATTTTCCTGTTTTCAATAGCGGAAAATGTTATCGAAACGTACTGTGACTGA